A section of the Mangifera indica cultivar Alphonso unplaced genomic scaffold, CATAS_Mindica_2.1 Un_0013, whole genome shotgun sequence genome encodes:
- the LOC123205712 gene encoding probable methyltransferase PMT19, with translation MATLLVKLFLTTILVSLSYFLGSYLHGLSLSAPVLPLQVQPLLSHCLQLNSTTHFPISPPLHFEPLHTLPLPPQSSQKLPFLFKFCPSNFTNYLPCHDPSLEKNFTVERFFHRERHCPVGRVKCLVPKPVGYRRPFGWPKSKDYAWYKNVPFKKLTVSKKSQNWVRLEGERFVFPGGGTSFPMGAKGYVDLIKKFVPLKSGKIRTVLDVGCGVASFGAALMNYDILTMSIAPRDIHEAQVQFALERGLPAMLGILGTYRLPYPSRSFDMAHCSRCLVPWANYDGLYLMEIDRVLRPGGYWVLSGPPISWKTNYKGWERDAKDLENEQINLEDLTKKLCWKKIGERGPIAVWQKPTNHVHCIRKSKAQKSAQFCVTTDPDYVWYKKMVPCITPLPDVKDIHNISGGVLESWPKRLNRAPPRIRSGIIRGLTVKDFDKDNQLWKKRISYYEIILKSLSSGKTRNIMDMNAGSGGFAAALVRYPVWVMNVVPYDAKQNTLGVLYERGLIGTYMDWCEAFSTYPRTYDLIHAYGIFSLYMHKCDIVDILLEIYRILRPEGAVIIRDHVDVIVKVKDITDRMRLNSKILHSENGPFNPEKILLVDNSE, from the exons ATGGCAACACTTCTTGTTAAGCTCTTTCTCACCACCATTCTTGTCTCTCTTTCCTACTTTCTTGGCTCTTACTTACACGGCCTCTCTCTCTCTGCACCTGTGCTTCCCCTTCAAGTTCAACCCCTTCTCTCACACTGTTTGCAGCTTAACTCCACAACCCACTTCCCTATTTCTCCTCCTCTTCACTTTGAGCCACTCCACACTCTCCCTCTTCCTCCACAATCCTCACAaaagcttccatttttattcaagttttgtCCCAGCAACTTTACCAATTACCTGCCTTGCCATGACCCTTCACTTGAAAAGAACTTCACTGTTGAAAGGTTCTTTCACAGAGAGAGGCATTGCCCTGTGGGGAGAGTCAAGTGTTTGGTTCCAAAGCCTGTCGGTTATAGGAGGCCTTTTGGGTGGCCAAAGAGCAAAGACTATGCTTGGTACAAGAATGTGCCTTTCAAGAAGCTGACCGTGTCTAAGAAATCTCAGAATTGGGTTCGATTGGAAGGTGAGCGTTTTGTTTTTCCTGGTGGTGGGACTTCTTTTCCAATGGGAGCAAAGGGTTATGTTGATTTGATCAAGAAGTTTGTGCCTTTGAAATCTGGAAAGATAAGAACTGTTCTTGATGTTGGATGTGGG GTTGCAAGCTTTGGAGCTGCTTTAATGAATTATGACATCTTGACAATGTCAATTGCTCCTAGGGATATACACGAAGCTCAAGTACAGTTTGCACTGGAAAGAGGACTTCCAGCGATGCTTGGTATATTAGGCACATATCGGCTTCCATATCCATCAAGATCTTTCGATATGGCACATTGCTCTCGGTGCCTTGTGCCATGGGCCAATTATG ATGGGCTTTACCTGATGGAGATAGACCGAGTTTTACGTCCGGGAGGCTATTGGGTGTTATCTGGGCCACCTATCAGTTGGAAGACTAACTATAAAGGTTGGGAGAGAGATGCTAAGGACTTGGAGAATGAGCAGATCAATTTGGAAGATCTCACAAAAAAACTGTGCTGGAAAAAAATTGGCGAGAGAGGACCGATTGCTGTGTGGCAAAAGCCTACTAATCATGTGCACTGCATCCGGAAGTCAAAGGCTCAGAAATCAGCACAATTTTGTGTTACAACTGATCCTGATTATGTTTG GTACAAGAAGATGGTTCCCTGCATTACTCCTCTTCCAGATGTGAAAGATATCCACAATATATCTGGAGGCGTTCTTGAAAGTTGGCCTAAAAGGTTGAACAGGGCTCCGCCTCGAATTAGAAGTGGGATTATTAGAGGCCTAACAGTTAAGGATTTTGATAAAGATAACCAGTTATGGAAAAAGAGAATTTCCTACTATGAGATCATACTTAAGTCTCTCAGTTCCGGTAAAACTAGAAACATAATGGACATGAATGCTGGTTCAGGGGGCTTTGCAGCTGCACTGGTCAGGTATCCGGTTTGGGTAATGAATGTGGTTCCCTATGATGCAAAACAAAATACGCTTGGAGTTTTGTATGAGCGTGGCCTCATCGGAACTTACATGGATTG GTGCGAGGCCTTTTCAACATATCCTAGAACATATGATTTGATACATGCCTATGGTATATTTAGCTTGTACATGCACAA GTGTGACATTGTTGATATTCTTCTTGAGATTTATCGAATTCTTCGCCCGGAAGGAGCTGTAATAATAAGAGATCATGTGGATGTCATTGTGAAAGTGAAAGACATCACAGACAGAATGAGATTAAATAGCAAGATTTTACACAGTGAAAATGGACCCTTCAATCCTGAGAAGATATTGTTGGTTGACAATTCCGAATAA
- the LOC123205710 gene encoding thioredoxin-like fold domain-containing protein MRL7L, chloroplastic isoform X2 — protein MEKLGKKGGGGEESSDADDDDDDDSFMKNNVDDGPFMDLEERLEWRRKIREVIDRCPDVKEEIDPIERKKKMQKLLADYPLVVEEDDPDWPEDADGWGFNFGQFFDKITIKNVKKDDDDDENYDSENEIVWEDDNYIRPIKDIKTAEWEEAVFKDISPLIVLVHNRYKRPKDNKKIRNEIEKAVHIIWNCHLPSPRCVAVDANVEHELVSALQVSIFPELIFTKAGKILYRETAIRTADELSKMMAFFYYGAAKPDCLKDMGSNQEMIPSVVIDSPTELKL, from the exons ATGGAAAAGCTTGGAAAgaaaggaggaggaggagaagaatCAAGTGAtgcagatgatgatgatgatgatgattccTTCATGAAAAATAATGTGGATGATGGTCCATTTATGGATCTTGAAGAGAGACTTGAATGGAGGAGAAAAATCAGAGAAGTTATTGATCGGTGTCCTGATGTTAAGGAGGAGATAGACCCTATTGAacggaagaagaagatgcagaAGCTGCTGGCTGATTACCCCCTTGTTGTGGAAGAGGATGATCCTGATTGGCCAGAAGATGCTGATGGGTGGGGTTTCaattttggtcaattttttGACAAGATTACCATCAAGAATGTAAagaaggatgatgatgatgatgagaattATGATAGCGAGAATGAAATAGTATGGGAAGATGATAATTATATCCGCCCAATCAAAGATATCAAGACTGCAGAATGGGAAGAGGCTGTGTTCAAAGACATTAGTCCTTTAATTGTTCTTGTACATAATCGGTATAAAAG ACCAAAGGATAACAAAAAAATTCGGAATGAAATAGAGAAAGCTGTGCACATCATCTGGAATTGTCACCTACCTTCACCAAGA TGTGTAGCAGTTGATGCTAATGTCGAGCACGAGTTGGTTTCTGCTTTACAAGTGTCCATCTTCCCGGAGCTTATATTCACTAAAGCTGGAAAGATCTTGTACCGAGAAAcag CAATTCGAACTGCAGATGAGTTGTCAAAAATGATGGCTTTCTTTTATTATGGAGCTGCCAAGCCTGACTGTTTGAAAGACATGGGAAGTAACCAAGAAATGATCCCATCTGTCGTCATTGACAGTCCAACAGAGCTGAAACTATAG
- the LOC123205710 gene encoding thioredoxin-like fold domain-containing protein MRL7L, chloroplastic isoform X1, whose translation MALQQTLSFKCSYPPLKENTFRTSSFVVKIQSRSGAEVSSPKMECTDLISNSLKLPFRAASLRRSIAVRSLMEKLGKKGGGGEESSDADDDDDDDSFMKNNVDDGPFMDLEERLEWRRKIREVIDRCPDVKEEIDPIERKKKMQKLLADYPLVVEEDDPDWPEDADGWGFNFGQFFDKITIKNVKKDDDDDENYDSENEIVWEDDNYIRPIKDIKTAEWEEAVFKDISPLIVLVHNRYKRPKDNKKIRNEIEKAVHIIWNCHLPSPRCVAVDANVEHELVSALQVSIFPELIFTKAGKILYRETAIRTADELSKMMAFFYYGAAKPDCLKDMGSNQEMIPSVVIDSPTELKL comes from the exons ATGGCGCTACAGCAAACATTAAGTTTCAAGTGTTCATATCCACCTCTAAAGGAAAATACATTCAGAACTTCTTCATTTGTTGTTAAAATTCAATCCCGAAGCGGCGCTGAGGTTTCTTCACCAAAGATGGAGTGTACTGATCTTATATCAAACTCTCTTAAATTGCCTTTTAGG GCAGCTAGTTTAAGAAGAAGTATAGCAGTGAGATCTTTGATGGAAAAGCTTGGAAAgaaaggaggaggaggagaagaatCAAGTGAtgcagatgatgatgatgatgatgattccTTCATGAAAAATAATGTGGATGATGGTCCATTTATGGATCTTGAAGAGAGACTTGAATGGAGGAGAAAAATCAGAGAAGTTATTGATCGGTGTCCTGATGTTAAGGAGGAGATAGACCCTATTGAacggaagaagaagatgcagaAGCTGCTGGCTGATTACCCCCTTGTTGTGGAAGAGGATGATCCTGATTGGCCAGAAGATGCTGATGGGTGGGGTTTCaattttggtcaattttttGACAAGATTACCATCAAGAATGTAAagaaggatgatgatgatgatgagaattATGATAGCGAGAATGAAATAGTATGGGAAGATGATAATTATATCCGCCCAATCAAAGATATCAAGACTGCAGAATGGGAAGAGGCTGTGTTCAAAGACATTAGTCCTTTAATTGTTCTTGTACATAATCGGTATAAAAG ACCAAAGGATAACAAAAAAATTCGGAATGAAATAGAGAAAGCTGTGCACATCATCTGGAATTGTCACCTACCTTCACCAAGA TGTGTAGCAGTTGATGCTAATGTCGAGCACGAGTTGGTTTCTGCTTTACAAGTGTCCATCTTCCCGGAGCTTATATTCACTAAAGCTGGAAAGATCTTGTACCGAGAAAcag CAATTCGAACTGCAGATGAGTTGTCAAAAATGATGGCTTTCTTTTATTATGGAGCTGCCAAGCCTGACTGTTTGAAAGACATGGGAAGTAACCAAGAAATGATCCCATCTGTCGTCATTGACAGTCCAACAGAGCTGAAACTATAG